In Planctomycetia bacterium, one DNA window encodes the following:
- a CDS encoding radical SAM protein codes for MELPRRERGEELLPRGALTDLRRRLRLIAPQHDLTSVVACAFDHRTRMLPFIYADMRMAPAGVRAVGSAMADAGFNKTRIVLQQWNKKFRPSLMRLDGRIPDLFMVSSMQIHTAALKDLLRDACRIEESNRPLIIAGGAKTIYEPWDVFSTDAADPWGADVAVTGEEYVLLSLLEVVLSVRKPGTSLRAAFLRAKEDGLLDTIPGLVYPQIDSATGRTEQLIDTGIQQLVGDLDELPDPVHGYRLLEPPSNAATLGMKALPASSVRRYSPIASLVLTFGCKFACQYCPIPAYNQRQHRLKSGERIAEEFHRLHSEFGLRYFFGADDNFFNHKERTLEIIQTLARREFNGQRVRKVIRWGTEVTVHDTLLLRDHLPEVRNAGVRALWLGVEDLTATLVKKGQSVDKTTEAFHLLQRHGICPMPMMMHHDTQPLYTLGKPYGLINQARLLRKAGAVSLQVLMITPATGSKLYEEAFTSGLAYDEVGGRKVETHMLDGNYVVASNHKQPWKKQFNILAAYLYFYNPLRMLWALVRPKSRLYLADAGMQFIGMWGLGQTIRRTLGWAFRLMRGGIRRRTRIPASLIPMRAVNGEAASHALPGTPLGGFVQLQVHLPGKASRTARASA; via the coding sequence GTGGAACTTCCAAGACGCGAACGCGGAGAAGAGCTGTTACCCCGTGGCGCCTTAACCGATCTGCGCCGCCGACTTCGCCTGATCGCTCCCCAGCATGATCTGACGAGCGTCGTGGCCTGCGCCTTCGACCATCGAACGCGCATGCTGCCGTTCATTTACGCCGACATGCGGATGGCGCCGGCCGGCGTTCGCGCGGTCGGGTCCGCCATGGCGGACGCCGGCTTCAACAAGACGCGCATCGTACTGCAACAGTGGAATAAAAAGTTCCGCCCGTCGCTGATGCGGCTGGATGGTCGCATCCCCGACTTGTTCATGGTATCGTCGATGCAGATTCACACGGCGGCGCTCAAGGACCTGTTGCGCGACGCCTGCCGGATCGAGGAATCGAATCGACCGCTGATCATCGCCGGCGGCGCGAAGACGATCTACGAGCCGTGGGACGTGTTCAGCACCGACGCGGCCGACCCGTGGGGGGCCGATGTCGCGGTGACGGGCGAGGAGTATGTGCTGTTGAGCCTGCTGGAGGTGGTGCTGTCGGTTCGGAAGCCGGGCACGTCGCTTCGGGCCGCGTTTCTGCGGGCAAAAGAAGACGGATTGCTTGATACGATCCCCGGCCTCGTGTACCCGCAGATCGATTCCGCGACCGGGCGCACCGAGCAACTCATCGACACCGGCATTCAGCAGCTCGTCGGCGATCTCGACGAACTGCCCGATCCGGTCCACGGTTATCGCCTCCTGGAGCCGCCGAGCAACGCCGCGACGCTGGGGATGAAGGCGCTGCCGGCCAGCAGCGTGCGGCGCTATTCGCCGATCGCCTCGCTGGTGCTCACGTTCGGCTGCAAGTTCGCCTGCCAGTATTGCCCGATCCCGGCGTACAACCAGCGGCAGCATCGGCTCAAGAGCGGCGAACGCATCGCCGAGGAGTTCCACCGGCTGCACAGCGAGTTCGGCCTGCGTTATTTCTTCGGGGCCGATGACAACTTCTTCAATCACAAAGAGCGCACCCTGGAGATCATCCAGACCCTGGCCCGGCGCGAGTTCAACGGCCAGCGCGTGCGCAAGGTCATCCGCTGGGGCACCGAAGTCACGGTCCACGACACGCTGCTGCTGCGCGATCATTTGCCCGAAGTGCGCAACGCCGGCGTCCGCGCTCTGTGGCTCGGCGTCGAGGACTTGACAGCGACTCTTGTCAAGAAGGGCCAGAGCGTCGACAAGACCACCGAAGCGTTCCACCTGCTTCAACGGCACGGCATCTGTCCGATGCCGATGATGATGCACCACGATACGCAGCCGCTGTACACGCTCGGCAAACCCTACGGCCTGATCAACCAGGCCCGGCTGCTGCGCAAGGCCGGCGCGGTGAGCCTGCAAGTGCTGATGATCACGCCAGCGACGGGGTCCAAGCTGTACGAGGAAGCGTTCACCAGCGGCCTGGCCTACGACGAAGTCGGCGGGCGCAAGGTGGAGACGCACATGCTCGACGGGAACTACGTCGTCGCGTCGAACCACAAGCAGCCGTGGAAGAAACAGTTTAACATCCTCGCGGCGTACCTTTATTTCTATAATCCGCTAAGAATGCTCTGGGCGCTGGTCCGGCCCAAGAGCCGGCTCTACCTCGCCGACGCCGGAATGCAGTTCATCGGCATGTGGGGCCTGGGCCAGACCATCCGCCGCACGCTCGGCTGGGCGTTTCGACTCATGCGCGGCGGCATCCGCCGGCGCACGCGAATCCCCGCCAGCCTCATCCCCATGCGCGCCGTGAACGGCGAGGCCGCCAGCCATGCCCTGCCCGGCACGCCGCTGGGTGGCTTCGTGCAGTTGCAGGTGCACTTGCCGGGTAAAGCATCGCGCACGGCGCGGGCGTCAGCGTAG
- a CDS encoding electron transfer flavoprotein subunit alpha/FixB family protein, whose product MTKDVLVFVEQRDGKILPAAMQAISTAAMLAGKTGGRVAAALIGSGLAPLADQLDAAGVATTYLCESDALAKYNAVTYARSLASIIQKADPQIVLLAASFMGRDLAPRVAVRVNAGLATDCVEFDIEGNGALVVRRPIYNGKATSKVHFNAGRVQMASVRPNTFAMPGGATSKAERVSVPFNADAGDARQVTKEIVRTGGAEKDVTEAAIVVSGGRSLKSEENFKIIFDLAHALDAAVGASRAACDAGYQPHSRQVGLTGKTVTPSLYVACGISGAIQHLAGMRGSRRIVAINSDPEAPIFKVADYGVVADLFTFVPLLTEEVKKVKH is encoded by the coding sequence ATGACGAAGGACGTACTCGTATTCGTTGAACAGCGAGATGGAAAGATTCTGCCCGCGGCGATGCAGGCGATTTCGACTGCGGCGATGCTGGCCGGCAAGACCGGCGGGCGCGTGGCAGCGGCATTGATCGGCAGCGGCCTCGCGCCGCTCGCAGATCAGCTCGACGCCGCCGGCGTCGCAACGACGTACCTTTGCGAATCCGACGCGCTGGCGAAGTACAACGCCGTCACCTACGCGCGGTCGCTGGCGTCGATCATCCAGAAGGCCGATCCGCAGATTGTCTTGCTGGCCGCGTCGTTCATGGGGCGCGATCTGGCGCCGCGCGTCGCCGTGCGCGTGAACGCCGGCCTCGCCACCGATTGCGTTGAGTTTGATATCGAGGGCAACGGCGCGCTGGTCGTCCGCCGGCCGATCTACAACGGCAAGGCGACGAGCAAGGTTCACTTCAACGCCGGCCGCGTGCAGATGGCATCGGTGCGGCCCAACACGTTCGCCATGCCCGGCGGCGCGACGAGCAAGGCCGAGCGCGTGAGCGTGCCGTTCAACGCCGACGCGGGCGATGCGCGACAGGTGACGAAGGAAATCGTACGCACCGGCGGCGCGGAGAAGGACGTGACCGAGGCGGCGATCGTTGTCTCCGGTGGGCGGAGTCTCAAGTCCGAGGAGAATTTCAAGATCATTTTCGATCTCGCACACGCGCTGGATGCGGCCGTCGGCGCGAGCCGCGCGGCGTGCGACGCGGGCTATCAGCCGCACTCGCGGCAGGTGGGTCTGACGGGCAAGACGGTGACGCCGTCGCTTTACGTCGCATGCGGAATCAGCGGGGCGATTCAGCACCTGGCTGGCATGCGCGGCAGCCGCCGGATCGTGGCGATCAACAGCGACCCCGAAGCGCCGATTTTCAAGGTGGCGGATTACGGCGTGGTGGCGGACCTGTTCACGTTTGTGCCGTTGCTGACAGAGGAAGTGAAGAAGGTCAAGCACTGA
- a CDS encoding (Fe-S)-binding protein, which translates to MNPIAMSLLLVVAWGLFAWQLKRRYALMTLGPGENRLDQIGERLRRTWQYAFAQKRMRRYWWAGVAHQFIFLGFIVLLLRSLLLFGRGFDADFTFWGLLARGTALGDGYSLLKDIFVILVILSAALFLYYRLIKRERRMTLSTEGVIILLIIESMMWADILHDGAEQRLHAHRAVATAAVSHTGFDGFEPAGSIMAMALSGVGSESALSVLSAVGFWTHVTLVLLFLNLLPISKHFHIVTAIPNVFTQSLRPRGRLPNVEDIEGKIEREETLGLARITQLSWKSVLDLYTCTECGRCTDHCPANQTGKLLSPKQLTLDLRDYVYQNEGRLIAAKRAARGANGDGANGNGDAWKPEDLLPDIIKPEVIWACTTCGACETECPVFITYVDKIVDMRRHLVMEKSEFPTELQNAFRGMESNSNPWNFPASDRAAWAADLNVPRIAEKPDAAVLFWVGCSASFDDRARRIARATAQLLQAAGVDFAILAEEEQCTGDPARRAGNEFLFQMLAQANVETLNRYNPRTIVTTCPHCFNTLLNEYPDFGGKFNVVHHSVYLADLVKAGKLRPANRIDAKVAYHDSCYMGRYNEVYEPPRETLRAIPGLTVLEPAQTRDRGLCCGAGGAQMFKEEEHPREGAQGERVNIRRAEQLLDTKPDLVASSCPFCQRMLIDGLASKQREDVKQFDIAELLWQSVETSA; encoded by the coding sequence ATGAACCCCATCGCCATGTCGCTCCTGCTCGTCGTCGCCTGGGGCCTGTTTGCCTGGCAGCTCAAGCGCCGTTACGCATTGATGACCCTGGGCCCCGGAGAGAACCGCCTCGACCAGATCGGCGAGCGCCTGCGCCGCACATGGCAATATGCCTTCGCCCAGAAACGCATGCGCCGTTACTGGTGGGCCGGCGTCGCGCACCAGTTCATCTTCCTCGGCTTCATCGTCCTGCTGCTGCGTTCGCTGCTCCTGTTCGGCCGCGGGTTCGATGCCGATTTCACTTTCTGGGGCCTGCTCGCGCGCGGCACGGCGCTGGGCGACGGCTACTCCCTGTTGAAGGACATCTTCGTCATCCTCGTCATCCTTTCGGCGGCGCTCTTTCTCTACTATCGCCTCATCAAGCGCGAACGCCGCATGACGCTCTCCACCGAGGGCGTCATCATCTTGCTCATCATTGAATCCATGATGTGGGCCGATATCCTCCACGACGGCGCCGAACAGCGCCTGCACGCGCACCGCGCGGTCGCGACCGCGGCCGTCTCGCACACCGGTTTTGACGGATTCGAACCGGCCGGCTCGATCATGGCGATGGCGTTGAGCGGCGTCGGCAGCGAGTCGGCCTTGTCGGTGCTCTCCGCCGTCGGCTTCTGGACGCACGTCACGCTCGTGCTGCTGTTTCTCAATTTGCTGCCGATCTCCAAGCACTTCCACATTGTCACGGCCATCCCGAACGTTTTCACGCAGTCGCTCCGTCCGCGCGGGCGATTGCCGAACGTCGAGGACATCGAGGGCAAGATTGAGCGTGAAGAGACGCTGGGCCTGGCCCGCATCACGCAGCTATCCTGGAAGAGCGTGCTTGATCTTTACACTTGCACCGAGTGCGGCCGCTGCACCGATCACTGCCCGGCGAACCAGACCGGCAAGTTGCTCTCGCCCAAGCAATTGACGCTCGACCTGCGCGATTACGTTTATCAGAACGAAGGCAGGCTCATCGCCGCGAAACGTGCCGCGCGTGGTGCGAATGGTGACGGCGCGAACGGCAACGGGGATGCGTGGAAGCCCGAGGACCTGTTGCCGGACATCATCAAGCCGGAAGTAATCTGGGCGTGCACGACGTGTGGCGCGTGCGAGACCGAGTGCCCGGTGTTTATCACTTATGTTGACAAAATCGTCGACATGCGTCGGCACCTTGTGATGGAAAAGTCGGAGTTCCCCACCGAGTTGCAGAACGCCTTCCGCGGCATGGAGTCCAACTCCAATCCGTGGAACTTTCCGGCGAGCGATCGCGCGGCGTGGGCGGCCGATCTGAACGTGCCGCGCATCGCCGAGAAGCCCGACGCGGCGGTGCTGTTCTGGGTCGGCTGCTCGGCGTCCTTTGACGATCGCGCGAGGCGGATCGCCCGCGCGACGGCGCAGTTGCTCCAGGCCGCCGGCGTTGATTTCGCTATTCTTGCGGAAGAAGAACAATGCACCGGCGACCCGGCGCGGCGGGCCGGCAACGAGTTTCTCTTTCAGATGCTGGCGCAGGCGAACGTCGAAACGCTCAATCGCTACAACCCGCGGACCATCGTTACCACCTGCCCGCACTGCTTCAACACGTTGCTGAACGAATACCCCGACTTCGGCGGCAAGTTCAACGTCGTGCATCATTCCGTCTATCTCGCCGATCTCGTGAAGGCAGGCAAGCTGCGCCCTGCCAACCGAATCGATGCGAAGGTTGCTTATCACGATTCGTGCTACATGGGGCGCTACAACGAGGTGTACGAGCCGCCGCGCGAGACGCTTCGCGCGATCCCCGGTCTCACGGTGCTGGAGCCGGCGCAAACGCGCGACCGCGGCCTGTGCTGCGGAGCGGGCGGGGCGCAGATGTTCAAGGAAGAGGAACACCCTCGCGAAGGCGCGCAGGGCGAGCGCGTCAACATCCGCAGGGCCGAACAACTGCTCGACACGAAGCCCGACCTGGTCGCCTCGAGCTGCCCGTTCTGTCAGCGCATGCTCATCGACGGACTCGCCAGCAAGCAGCGCGAGGACGTGAAGCAGTTTGACATCGCCGAGCTGCTCTGGCAGTCGGTGGAAACATCCGCGTGA
- the panB gene encoding 3-methyl-2-oxobutanoate hydroxymethyltransferase yields MPRDKITLATLVSRKRSRTPISMLTAYDFPTAQIEEAAGVDCILVGDSAAQVVLGHDSTLRATMDYMVTIAAAVRRGAPSAFLIGDMPYLSFNITHQEAIRNAGRFMGEAGCDCVKIEGDARIADTVRAMTAATIPVMVHLGLRPQAVHQFGGYRAQGRDARSAQTLIDDAKRLEDAGACALLLEAVPPEPAKIIAESTALPVIGCGAGPHCDGHVVVLHDMLGLSTGPLPRFVKRYGDLHADMSRAVSAYVADIQARGYPGAEHVYQMETGEAAKLRPAGP; encoded by the coding sequence ATGCCGCGCGACAAAATCACGCTCGCCACGCTCGTCTCTCGCAAACGATCGCGCACGCCGATCTCGATGCTGACGGCTTACGACTTCCCCACGGCCCAGATCGAGGAAGCCGCCGGCGTCGATTGCATCCTCGTCGGTGACTCGGCGGCGCAGGTCGTCCTCGGGCACGATTCCACGCTTCGCGCAACGATGGACTACATGGTGACGATCGCCGCCGCCGTGCGACGCGGCGCACCGAGCGCCTTCCTCATTGGCGACATGCCCTATCTCTCGTTCAACATCACGCATCAGGAAGCGATTCGCAATGCCGGCCGCTTCATGGGCGAGGCCGGCTGCGATTGCGTGAAGATCGAGGGCGACGCGCGCATCGCCGACACGGTTCGTGCCATGACCGCGGCAACGATTCCCGTCATGGTCCACCTGGGGCTGCGGCCGCAGGCGGTGCATCAGTTTGGCGGCTATCGCGCGCAGGGTCGCGACGCGCGCTCCGCGCAGACGCTGATCGACGATGCGAAACGGCTGGAAGACGCCGGCGCGTGCGCGCTGTTGCTGGAGGCCGTTCCGCCCGAGCCGGCGAAGATCATCGCCGAATCGACGGCCCTGCCGGTGATCGGCTGCGGCGCGGGGCCGCACTGCGACGGGCACGTGGTCGTGCTGCACGACATGCTGGGGTTGAGCACCGGCCCGCTGCCGCGCTTCGTGAAGCGCTATGGCGATTTGCATGCCGACATGTCCCGCGCGGTGAGCGCGTACGTCGCGGACATTCAAGCCCGCGGCTACCCCGGCGCGGAGCACGTCTACCAGATGGAAACCGGCGAGGCGGCGAAGCTGCGCCCGGCCGGTCCATAA
- a CDS encoding acyl-CoA/acyl-ACP dehydrogenase: MEQALQQLAGNLSRHATHNDITGIWPVSSLAELGSVGAWQWVIPVEYGGRGLDQVQLTQAYEAVAAGCLTTLLILTQRDRACELIADGANDALKAELLPRLARNDLLATVGISQVTTSRQGARPALVAAAEGDDFVLNGVMPWVTSAASSDVIVTAALLSDGRQLLAAVDARAPGVTIDKPMDLMALQASLTSEVHCRNVRVPRAHVIRGPAANALSSGMTIRPHVVAAAGVGLAGSMATFILAHAGSANGALRTLAEEISHRCDAMRERLYRITQQAAARSAARAGTTEPGDEPAEANDEKTDLRIAVNDLLVRVAAAALVYGKGTGFLRQMPVQRLVREAMFFLVWSASTDVRAGTVARLLEAPTPEVRSLSID, from the coding sequence ATGGAGCAAGCTCTGCAACAGTTAGCCGGCAATCTCTCTCGACACGCCACACATAACGATATTACCGGAATCTGGCCTGTGTCCTCACTGGCGGAGCTTGGCTCTGTCGGAGCGTGGCAATGGGTGATCCCGGTTGAGTACGGCGGGCGGGGATTGGATCAGGTCCAATTGACCCAGGCCTACGAGGCCGTTGCGGCAGGCTGCCTGACGACGCTGCTGATCCTCACGCAGCGTGATCGGGCCTGTGAATTGATCGCAGACGGCGCGAATGACGCACTCAAGGCCGAACTCCTGCCGCGTTTGGCGCGGAACGATCTGCTGGCGACGGTCGGCATCAGCCAGGTGACCACCAGCCGGCAGGGGGCGCGGCCGGCGCTGGTCGCCGCGGCGGAGGGTGATGATTTCGTTCTCAACGGCGTGATGCCGTGGGTGACGTCGGCGGCGTCCAGTGACGTGATTGTGACGGCGGCGCTTCTTTCGGACGGACGTCAACTGCTGGCGGCGGTGGACGCCCGCGCGCCCGGCGTCACGATCGACAAGCCGATGGATTTGATGGCATTGCAGGCATCTCTGACCAGCGAGGTGCATTGCCGCAACGTGCGCGTGCCGCGCGCGCACGTGATCCGTGGACCGGCTGCCAATGCGCTGTCATCTGGCATGACGATTCGGCCGCACGTGGTGGCGGCGGCCGGCGTGGGGCTGGCGGGATCGATGGCGACGTTCATTCTCGCGCATGCCGGCAGCGCAAACGGCGCGCTGCGAACGCTCGCCGAGGAGATATCGCACCGTTGCGACGCCATGCGCGAGCGGTTGTATCGCATCACGCAGCAGGCCGCAGCGCGGTCAGCGGCGCGCGCGGGGACCACCGAGCCGGGCGATGAACCGGCGGAAGCAAACGATGAGAAGACCGATCTGCGCATTGCGGTCAACGATCTGCTGGTTCGCGTCGCCGCAGCGGCACTGGTCTACGGCAAGGGCACGGGGTTCCTTCGACAGATGCCGGTTCAGCGGCTGGTGCGCGAGGCGATGTTCTTCCTCGTGTGGTCGGCGTCGACGGATGTTCGCGCCGGGACCGTGGCACGCCTGCTCGAAGCGCCGACGCCGGAAGTGCGGAGTTTGTCGATTGATTAA
- a CDS encoding AtpZ/AtpI family protein: MTGAEPSGRPPGNWMRHAGTGLELAAAIGGMCAIGYLLDRKFNSSPWCLLTCALLGIVGGLYNLVRSQLRGALGLKKRDRSRDDSQSSSRDDG, encoded by the coding sequence ATGACTGGCGCGGAGCCTTCCGGACGACCTCCAGGCAACTGGATGCGGCATGCCGGCACGGGCCTCGAGTTGGCGGCCGCAATCGGCGGCATGTGCGCGATCGGGTATCTGCTCGATCGCAAGTTCAACTCGTCGCCGTGGTGCTTGCTGACGTGTGCGTTGCTGGGAATCGTCGGCGGGTTGTACAACCTCGTGCGATCCCAACTCCGGGGCGCGCTGGGACTGAAAAAACGCGATCGCAGCAGGGACGATTCGCAGTCGTCGAGTCGGGACGACGGATGA
- the atpB gene encoding F0F1 ATP synthase subunit A, which yields MMNYLLASGDNPLSHVVDHTWLKTADGKYTILSNHVIMMLAAAVLLVLFMPLWSRSRSTGNEVADLTPRGPRNMVEAICAFLREKVARPNLGEHTDRFIVYIWTAFFFVLTCNILGLLPLQPVTQWVIGKPIYGTATGNIWVTGTLATCTLFMIVINGLRIHGMAYVKHFFMGPFPINCLIAVLEVIGLIVKAVALAIRLFANMCAGHILLAVLLSFIMMAGQSSQGMGFAIAVPVVLGSVAINMLEIFVAFLQAFIFTFLSCVFIGLAVNIHHDHEHDEHHEAGHGAHAEHAH from the coding sequence ATGATGAACTACCTGCTTGCATCCGGTGACAACCCGCTTTCGCACGTGGTGGATCACACGTGGCTGAAGACCGCCGACGGGAAGTACACGATTTTGTCGAACCACGTCATCATGATGCTGGCGGCGGCGGTGCTGCTGGTGTTGTTCATGCCGCTCTGGTCGCGGTCGCGGAGCACGGGCAACGAGGTGGCGGACCTGACGCCGCGCGGTCCGCGCAACATGGTCGAGGCCATTTGTGCGTTTCTGCGGGAGAAGGTTGCGCGACCCAACTTGGGCGAGCACACCGATCGGTTCATTGTTTACATCTGGACGGCTTTCTTTTTCGTTCTCACCTGCAACATTCTCGGCCTGCTTCCGCTGCAACCGGTTACGCAATGGGTGATCGGCAAGCCGATCTACGGGACGGCGACCGGCAACATCTGGGTGACCGGCACCCTGGCGACCTGCACGCTTTTCATGATCGTCATCAACGGTTTGCGCATTCACGGCATGGCCTACGTGAAGCACTTTTTCATGGGGCCGTTTCCGATCAACTGCCTCATTGCCGTGCTGGAAGTGATCGGGCTGATCGTGAAGGCGGTGGCGCTGGCCATTCGTCTGTTCGCGAACATGTGCGCGGGGCACATTCTGCTGGCCGTGCTGTTGAGCTTCATCATGATGGCGGGCCAGAGCAGCCAGGGGATGGGCTTCGCGATCGCGGTGCCGGTCGTGCTGGGCAGCGTGGCGATCAACATGCTTGAGATTTTCGTCGCCTTCCTTCAGGCGTTCATCTTTACGTTCCTGTCGTGCGTGTTCATCGGCCTGGCCGTGAACATCCACCACGATCACGAACACGACGAACACCACGAGGCGGGTCACGGCGCGCACGCGGAGCACGCGCACTGA
- a CDS encoding ATP synthase F0 subunit C has product MCIAAPVMASDAASATGNRWLDDKGAAYLGAAIGAGLVIMGGAAGIGRIGSSATESMARQPEASGSINGAALILAAMIEGATLFAVVVCLLGVLK; this is encoded by the coding sequence ATGTGCATCGCGGCGCCGGTGATGGCTTCGGACGCGGCGAGCGCCACGGGCAATCGCTGGCTGGATGACAAGGGCGCGGCCTACCTCGGCGCGGCGATCGGCGCCGGGCTGGTGATCATGGGCGGCGCGGCCGGCATCGGCCGGATCGGCAGCAGCGCGACGGAGAGCATGGCGCGGCAGCCGGAGGCGAGCGGTTCGATCAACGGTGCGGCGCTGATTCTGGCGGCCATGATCGAAGGCGCGACGCTGTTCGCGGTGGTGGTGTGCCTGCTGGGCGTGTTGAAGTAA
- the atpF gene encoding F0F1 ATP synthase subunit B → MLKRRMTCAVASILVAFPSTFAWASEAGGHGEAAPNLFSGDLGNSFWTLVIFVFVLIVLGKFAWGPILKMLQKREQFISDSLESAKRDRDEAKKMMADYATKLEAAHQEAAAIVEEARRDGEALRRKLHEDAEKEGRELLARAQRDIQIAKETAISELYSRTLDLAADVAGKIIRQKVDGQGHKALLDESIAELSKAGRNN, encoded by the coding sequence ATGTTAAAGAGACGAATGACGTGTGCGGTCGCATCGATCCTGGTTGCCTTCCCGTCGACGTTCGCATGGGCGTCGGAGGCGGGCGGCCACGGTGAGGCGGCGCCGAACCTGTTTAGCGGCGATCTGGGCAATTCGTTCTGGACGCTGGTCATCTTCGTGTTCGTGCTGATCGTACTGGGCAAGTTCGCGTGGGGGCCGATCCTGAAGATGCTCCAGAAGCGTGAGCAGTTCATCTCGGATTCGCTGGAATCGGCGAAGCGCGATCGCGACGAGGCGAAGAAGATGATGGCGGACTACGCGACGAAGCTCGAGGCGGCTCATCAGGAGGCGGCGGCGATCGTCGAAGAGGCGCGGCGCGATGGCGAGGCGCTGCGTCGGAAGCTGCATGAAGACGCCGAGAAGGAAGGCCGCGAGCTGCTGGCGCGGGCGCAGCGCGACATCCAGATCGCGAAAGAGACGGCGATCAGCGAGTTGTATTCGCGGACGCTGGACCTCGCGGCGGACGTGGCCGGCAAGATCATCAGGCAGAAAGTCGACGGGCAAGGTCACAAGGCGCTGCTGGATGAGTCGATCGCGGAATTGAGCAAAGCGGGTCGGAACAACTGA
- the atpH gene encoding ATP synthase F1 subunit delta — MATEYDITSAAAAVYAESLLELAREAGKAEEIGDELMQLVALGKSHPAFSLMMRSAALDDDARRGILQRMFTGRVSPLVLNLMLVLNDRHRSYIFKQVCAAYQRKLDESLGRTAVHVSTAVALDDATRARVREEVRRLTGLDSRFEERVDPSILGGLIVQAGDRLYDYSVRRRLHDLQHRLHETMRESLVGGVSKFVTQG, encoded by the coding sequence ATGGCAACGGAATACGACATCACATCAGCGGCCGCGGCAGTGTATGCCGAGAGTTTGCTGGAGCTTGCGCGCGAAGCGGGCAAGGCGGAGGAGATCGGGGACGAGCTGATGCAGCTGGTCGCGCTGGGAAAGAGCCATCCGGCGTTTTCGCTGATGATGCGCTCGGCGGCGCTCGATGACGATGCGCGGCGCGGGATCCTTCAGCGGATGTTCACGGGACGGGTCAGCCCGCTGGTGCTCAACCTCATGCTGGTCCTGAACGATCGTCACCGATCGTATATTTTCAAGCAGGTCTGCGCCGCGTATCAGCGAAAGCTCGATGAATCGCTCGGTCGCACCGCGGTTCATGTATCGACCGCTGTCGCGTTGGACGACGCGACCCGGGCACGCGTCCGCGAGGAAGTTCGCCGGTTGACGGGGTTGGATTCGCGATTTGAAGAGCGCGTCGATCCCTCGATTCTCGGCGGGTTGATCGTCCAGGCGGGCGATCGGCTGTACGACTACTCGGTGCGTCGGCGGCTGCACGACTTGCAGCATCGGTTGCACGAGACGATGAGGGAATCGCTGGTCGGCGGCGTATCGAAGTTTGTGACACAAGGGTAA